In a single window of the Deinococcus aetherius genome:
- a CDS encoding general stress protein — protein sequence MTQPDPRSALIPDQSARVNVATYATYLEAQRAVDYLSDQRFPVERTAIVGEGLKTVEQVTGRLDWGRAASLGFGQGLFIGLFIGLLFGLLGLGGGNLLYAVAYGMVLGAITGLIWGLIGYAVTGGRRDFTSVGGMRADRYVILADAEVAERARTLLGGLPS from the coding sequence GTGACCCAGCCTGACCCCCGCTCGGCCCTCATCCCTGACCAGAGTGCGCGCGTGAACGTGGCGACCTATGCCACCTACCTCGAAGCGCAGCGGGCGGTCGACTACCTCAGCGACCAGCGGTTCCCGGTCGAGCGCACCGCCATCGTGGGTGAGGGCCTGAAAACCGTCGAGCAGGTCACGGGCCGCCTCGACTGGGGCCGCGCGGCGAGCCTGGGCTTCGGGCAGGGGCTCTTCATCGGCCTCTTCATCGGCCTGCTCTTCGGGCTGCTGGGGCTGGGCGGGGGCAATCTGCTGTACGCCGTCGCCTACGGCATGGTGCTGGGCGCGATCACCGGCCTGATCTGGGGATTGATCGGCTACGCGGTCACGGGCGGGCGGCGCGACTTCACCTCGGTGGGCGGGATGCGCGCCGACCGCTACGTCATCCTCGCCGACGCCGAGGTCGCCGAGCGGGCGCGGACGCTGCTGGGCGGCCTGCCTTCTTGA
- the xpt gene encoding xanthine phosphoribosyltransferase has translation MQALVDAIREQGRILPGGILKVDGLVNHQLLPGLTREMGERFAAGFAPLQPSKIVTIEVSGIAPALATALVLGVPLVYARKKRPVTMHEVAYTAQSVSRTKGGVVDLFVSSEFLEAGDRVVVVDDFLASGGTLRALSHIIAASGAELLALGCVIEKGFEDGRAKLADLGVPILTLANIVRMRQEEGVVVEAGGWGRERMPTPL, from the coding sequence ATGCAGGCGCTTGTGGACGCGATTCGGGAGCAGGGGCGGATTCTGCCGGGCGGGATTCTCAAGGTGGACGGGCTGGTCAACCATCAGCTTCTCCCCGGCCTGACGCGCGAGATGGGCGAGCGTTTCGCGGCGGGCTTCGCGCCCCTGCAGCCCAGCAAGATCGTCACCATCGAGGTGAGCGGCATCGCCCCCGCGCTGGCGACCGCGCTCGTGCTGGGAGTGCCGCTGGTGTACGCCCGCAAGAAAAGGCCCGTCACCATGCACGAGGTCGCCTACACCGCCCAGTCGGTCAGCCGCACGAAGGGGGGCGTGGTGGACCTCTTCGTGAGCAGCGAGTTTCTGGAGGCAGGGGACCGGGTGGTGGTCGTGGACGACTTCCTGGCGTCGGGAGGCACCTTGCGAGCCCTGTCGCACATCATCGCGGCGAGCGGCGCCGAACTCCTCGCCCTGGGCTGCGTGATCGAGAAGGGCTTCGAGGACGGCCGGGCGAAGCTCGCCGACCTGGGGGTGCCGATCCTGACGCTGGCGAACATCGTGCGGATGCGCCAAGAGGAGGGCGTGGTGGTGGAGGCGGGGGGCTGGGGCCGGGAGCGGATGCCCACCCCCCTCTGA
- a CDS encoding phosphotransferase family protein gives MSELPDLTPAELGALARKHGLRGPLERLPSAGIVNRAYANSEVVLRVAVPGDETGEEDARTEAVAVPAALRAGIRTPPLLVFDDSRDVVDAPVTVYARVNAPSLHGTGWDGANPRLVRAARETGHELARLHLAVTDVPDPRGWLEVWDLPDAREGVEAAALGRVDRMTADWAIRLLTRTAALPRPASRFLHGDAQPGNLLVHPDGSLAALIDWGDAGWADPALDFPALPPHAAVHALRAYREVAPQLLGDGAEGRILEVYLNMAFRRLGRAPTSRELWSARPGGVLAHLLRFAVDAPGEWREWLRE, from the coding sequence GTGTCCGAACTCCCCGACCTCACCCCCGCCGAACTCGGCGCCCTCGCCCGCAAACACGGGCTGCGCGGCCCCCTGGAGAGATTGCCGAGCGCGGGGATCGTCAACCGCGCCTACGCCAACAGCGAGGTCGTGCTGCGCGTCGCCGTGCCGGGGGACGAGACGGGCGAGGAGGACGCCCGCACCGAGGCCGTCGCCGTGCCCGCCGCCCTGCGAGCCGGAATTCGCACCCCGCCCCTCCTCGTTTTCGACGACAGCCGGGACGTGGTGGACGCGCCGGTCACCGTGTACGCCCGCGTGAACGCCCCCAGCCTGCACGGCACGGGCTGGGACGGAGCCAACCCCCGCCTCGTCCGCGCCGCCCGCGAGACCGGGCACGAACTCGCCCGCCTGCACCTGGCCGTCACCGACGTGCCCGACCCGCGCGGCTGGCTGGAAGTCTGGGACCTCCCGGACGCGAGGGAGGGCGTGGAGGCCGCCGCCCTCGGGCGCGTCGACCGCATGACCGCCGACTGGGCCATCCGGCTCCTGACCCGCACCGCCGCGCTGCCCCGGCCCGCCTCCCGCTTCCTCCACGGGGACGCGCAGCCCGGGAACCTGCTCGTTCACCCGGACGGCTCGCTCGCCGCGCTCATCGACTGGGGGGATGCGGGGTGGGCGGACCCCGCCCTCGACTTTCCCGCCCTGCCCCCTCACGCCGCCGTCCACGCCCTGAGGGCCTACCGCGAGGTGGCGCCCCAGTTGCTCGGCGACGGCGCGGAGGGCCGCATCCTGGAGGTGTACCTGAATATGGCCTTCCGCCGCCTGGGCCGGGCCCCCACGTCCCGCGAGCTGTGGAGCGCGCGGCCTGGGGGCGTTCTCGCCCACCTCCTGCGGTTCGCTGTGGACGCCCCCGGGGAGTGGCGTGAGTGGCTGCGGGAGTAG